The following proteins are encoded in a genomic region of Brachionichthys hirsutus isolate HB-005 unplaced genomic scaffold, CSIRO-AGI_Bhir_v1 contig_1438, whole genome shotgun sequence:
- the LOC137915963 gene encoding intermediate filament protein ON3-like: MANQRRTQSVHLSSSRRSAATPTFSSYSITRSSGGGGGSVSGSRYGMGGGGGGGGGGMRYGGSGFDSGFSQSSMRFGGGSSSFGYSGQGGGMMAAPPITAVQINKSLLTPLTVNIDPNIQNVRTQEKEQIKNLNDRFANFIDKVCYLEQQNKMLDTKWKLLQDQTTTRSNIEGMFEAYIANLRRQLDGLGNEKVKLEGELRNMQGLVEDFKTKYEDEINRRTSAENEFVLLKKDVDGAYMNKVELEAKVDALQDEINFLRAVYEAELLELQSQIKDTSVIVEMDNGRQLDMEAVVNEVRQQYDEIAQKSKMEAESWYKQKYDEMQSSAGQYGDDLRTTKAEIAELNRMIARLQNEIDAVKAQRANLEAQISEAEERGELAVKDAKLRIKDLEEALQRAKQDMARQVREYQELMNVKLALDIEIATYRKLLEGEESRLAAGGSSATIHVQQSGGGFQAGGGGGGGGFSFGGGSSSSGGYGAYGGSSGSGFSSGGSGFSSGMSTSGGGSTISRTTTSSVRRNY; encoded by the exons ATGGCAAACCAGAGAAGGACACAGTCAGTTCACcttagcagcagcaggagatcCGCGGCAACGCCAACATTCAGCTCTTACTCTATTACAAGATCCAGCGGCGGGGGTGGCGGCTCAGTTTCTGGTAGCAGATATGGTAtgggtggcggtggcggtggcggtggcggtggcatGAGATATGGTGGCTCTGGATTCGACTCTGGTTTCAGCCAAAGTAGCATGAGATTTGGTGGTGGCAGCTCTAGTTTCGGCTATTCCGGCCAAGGAGGTGGCATGATGGCTGCTCCACCCATCACCGCGGTCCAAATCAACAAGAGCCTGCTGACCCCCTTGACGGTGAATATTGACCCCAACATCCAGAATGTCCGCACCCAAGAGAAGGAGCAGATCAAGAATCTCAACGACCGCTTCGCCAACTTCATCGACAAG GTCTGTtacctggagcagcagaacaagATGCTGGATACCAAATGGAAACTCCTTCAGGACCAGACCACCACCCGCTCCAACATCGAGGGTATGTTTGAGGCTTACATCGCAAACCTGCGCAGACAGCTCGATGGACTGGGCAATGAGAAGGTGAAGCTGGAGGGAGAACTGAGGAACATGCAGGGCCTGGTTGAGGATTTCAAGACCAA GTATGAGGATGAAATCAACAGACGCACAAGTGCTGAGAATGAGTTTGTGCTCCTGAAGAAG GATGTTGATGGCGCCTACATGAACAAAGTGGAGCTGGAAGCCAAGGTTGATGCTCTTCAGGATGAGATCAACTTCCTCAGGGCCGTCTATGAGGCT GAGCTCCTTGAGTTGCAGAGCCAGATCAAGGACACATCAGTCATTGTGGAAATGGACAACGGGCGTCAATTGGACATGGAAGCTGTCGTGAATGAAGTGCGTCAACAGTATGACGAAATTGCTCAAAAGAGCAAGATGGAGGCAGAGTCTTGGTACAAACAGAAG TATGACGAGATGCAGAGCTCTGCTGGACAGTACGGCGACGACCTGCGCACAACCAAAGCCGAGATTGCTGAACTTAACCGCATGATCGCCCGTCTTCAGAATGAGATTGATGCCGTCAAGGCACAG AGAGCCAACCTCGAGGCTCAGATCTCAGAGGCTGAGGAGCGTGGAGAACTGGCAGTGAAGGATGCCAAGCTTCGCATCAAAGACCTGGAGGAAGCTCTGCAGAGAGCCAAGCAGGACATGGCCCGCCAAGTGCGTGAATACCAGGAGCTGATGAACGTCAAGCTGGCCCTGGACATTGAAATCGCCACctacaggaagctgctggagggagaggagagcag ACTGGCGGCCGGGGGCTCAAGTGCAACCATCCATGTGCAGCAGAGCGGTGGAG GATTCCAggctggcggcggcggtggcggcggtggATTCAGCTttggcggcggcagcagcagcagcggcggctaCGGAGCCTACGGTggcagcagcggcagcggctTCAGCAGTGGCGGCAGCGGCTTCAGCAGTGGCATGAGCACCAGTGGCGGCGGCTCAACTATCAGCAGGACCACCACCAGCTCGGTCAGAAGGAACTATTAA